Proteins from a single region of Leuconostoc gasicomitatum LMG 18811:
- the pepF gene encoding oligoendopeptidase F produces the protein MAQLLRNEVPEDLTWDLSTIFDSDNDWELAFAAVKQEAEMLSRFVGHVGDSAALLQSALEADLKIERELEKVYVYAHQIYDQDTTNQSYAAFNSRVQALWAEVSQATAYFQPEVLNIPDDKLTAYLMTDGLQQYAHLFETLRALKPHTLDAEQEKLLAGVGDIFNASENTFGALDNSDITFGDVHTESGETVALTNGLFSLLLESKSRDLRREAFETLYDSYIGLQNTFASTLSSHIKGHNFLAKVRHYNSAREAAILPHNVPTTVFDTLSQTVTANLPLLHRFVSLRKRILGVTDVHSYDLYVPLVDEVDFDVTYEKAQEIVLAALAPLGQDYLEIVKKAFDERWIDVVENKGKRSGAYSSGTYDTNPFILLNWQNNLNNVYTLAHEMGHSVHSYLTRHNQDYHYGDYPIFLAEIASTTNESLLTNYLLKTNSDPKFQAYVLNQYLDGFKGTVFRQTQFAEFENWIHEQSAAGVALTADQMSTYYSELNQKYYGPDLFPDEEIAYEWTRIPHFYYNYYVYQYATGEAAATTLAERIIKNDGAEDYKAYLKAGSSDYPLNVILKAGVDMSQADYLKQAFDVFETRLNQLESLLIK, from the coding sequence ATGGCACAACTATTACGCAATGAAGTACCTGAAGATCTTACGTGGGATCTGTCTACAATTTTTGATTCTGATAATGATTGGGAACTCGCTTTTGCTGCTGTTAAACAGGAAGCGGAAATGTTGAGTCGTTTTGTTGGACATGTTGGCGATTCAGCTGCATTGTTACAGTCTGCTTTAGAGGCAGATTTGAAAATAGAACGGGAATTGGAAAAAGTGTATGTATATGCACATCAAATTTATGATCAAGACACAACAAATCAGTCGTATGCGGCTTTCAATTCACGCGTACAAGCACTTTGGGCTGAAGTAAGTCAAGCAACAGCCTATTTTCAACCAGAAGTTTTAAACATACCAGATGATAAATTGACAGCTTACTTAATGACTGATGGTTTACAACAGTATGCACATTTATTTGAAACATTGCGTGCTTTAAAGCCACACACGTTAGATGCGGAACAAGAAAAATTATTAGCTGGTGTAGGTGATATTTTTAATGCATCAGAGAACACATTTGGTGCGCTTGATAATTCAGATATAACTTTTGGGGATGTACATACGGAATCTGGTGAGACTGTAGCCTTGACCAATGGGCTATTTAGTTTGTTACTGGAATCAAAGTCACGAGATTTACGCCGTGAAGCATTTGAAACATTATATGACAGTTACATCGGTTTGCAAAACACATTTGCTTCAACTTTATCATCTCACATTAAAGGACATAACTTTTTAGCTAAAGTGCGACATTATAATTCAGCGCGCGAAGCAGCTATCTTGCCACACAACGTCCCAACGACTGTTTTTGATACGCTAAGTCAGACGGTAACGGCTAATTTACCATTGTTACATCGCTTTGTATCATTGCGTAAAAGAATTTTAGGCGTAACAGATGTGCATAGTTATGATTTGTATGTGCCATTGGTGGATGAAGTTGATTTTGATGTTACATATGAAAAGGCACAAGAAATTGTGTTAGCTGCGTTAGCACCATTAGGTCAAGATTATCTTGAAATTGTCAAAAAAGCATTTGACGAACGCTGGATTGATGTTGTTGAAAACAAAGGGAAACGTTCAGGAGCATATTCGAGTGGTACTTATGATACAAATCCTTTTATTTTGTTAAACTGGCAAAATAATTTGAACAATGTTTATACATTGGCTCATGAAATGGGTCATTCTGTTCATTCTTATTTAACACGACATAATCAGGACTATCATTATGGTGACTATCCAATTTTCTTAGCAGAAATTGCTTCGACAACTAATGAAAGTTTACTAACAAATTATTTACTAAAAACAAATAGTGATCCTAAATTCCAAGCGTATGTTTTGAATCAATATCTTGATGGTTTTAAAGGGACTGTCTTTCGTCAGACGCAGTTTGCGGAATTTGAAAATTGGATTCATGAGCAAAGTGCAGCGGGTGTCGCTTTGACTGCTGACCAAATGAGCACATATTATAGTGAACTTAACCAAAAATATTATGGACCAGATTTGTTTCCAGATGAAGAAATTGCATATGAATGGACACGAATACCACATTTTTATTATAATTACTATGTTTACCAATACGCAACAGGTGAAGCGGCAGCAACCACATTAGCAGAACGTATCATTAAAAATGATGGCGCAGAAGATTATAAGGCATACTTAAAAGCTGGTTCATCGGACTATCCGTTGAATGTGATTTTGAAAGCTGGCGTGGATATGAGTCAAGCAGATTATTTAAAGCAGGCATTCGATGTGTTTGAGACACGATTGAATCAATTGGAATCATTATTAATCAAGTAA
- a CDS encoding competence protein CoiA, translating into MIIALNDNQKYVKAADAIKNQQFVCPGCKERVVLKSGDIKQKHFAHYAKATCATFSENETTQHLAGKLQLAIYLQHFGDIKIEAVIPKIHQRPDLLMQRGHQQIAIEYQCSPISQHKLDQRNAGYKSQNIHVIWILGNDYYVKNMIQTTILKFLVQGNLTFYLPNIKKFIHRTNFKKYDFERVSYTEKYSHHLFETVTSDGRSHVNIKKQIYKLQSLLIQKRIDEKIVCYLYQRQRLLLNAPLWIHQGWHFGLSIPNWHWRMLSLLLIEYIGLGNVVRQDVFLAKLNNYVLGDRDFKKQQSMSLLKELVQQKYIVQKEQYILVIQVPVWYESIQEKLGKVRN; encoded by the coding sequence ATGATCATAGCACTTAATGATAATCAAAAATATGTCAAGGCAGCTGATGCGATTAAAAATCAACAATTTGTATGCCCTGGTTGCAAAGAAAGGGTTGTACTCAAAAGTGGTGACATCAAACAAAAACATTTCGCTCATTATGCAAAAGCTACTTGTGCAACATTTTCAGAAAATGAAACAACACAGCATTTAGCAGGGAAATTACAATTGGCGATATACTTACAACATTTCGGTGATATTAAAATTGAAGCAGTGATACCAAAAATTCACCAACGACCTGATCTTTTAATGCAACGTGGGCATCAACAAATAGCAATTGAATATCAATGCAGTCCAATTTCGCAACATAAACTTGATCAGCGTAATGCAGGGTATAAAAGTCAAAATATTCATGTTATTTGGATTTTAGGCAACGACTACTATGTTAAAAATATGATTCAAACAACAATTTTAAAATTTTTAGTGCAGGGGAATTTAACGTTTTATTTACCAAACATTAAAAAGTTTATTCATCGTACAAATTTCAAAAAATACGATTTTGAACGTGTCAGTTACACAGAAAAATATAGTCATCATTTATTTGAAACAGTTACAAGCGATGGTAGGTCACATGTTAATATTAAAAAGCAAATTTATAAGTTACAAAGCTTGCTGATTCAAAAACGTATAGATGAAAAAATAGTGTGTTATCTTTATCAACGTCAACGATTACTGCTTAATGCACCACTTTGGATTCATCAAGGTTGGCATTTTGGTCTATCTATTCCTAATTGGCATTGGCGCATGCTATCTTTATTACTTATTGAGTACATAGGCTTAGGAAACGTTGTGCGTCAAGATGTTTTTTTAGCTAAATTAAATAATTATGTTTTAGGTGATAGAGACTTTAAAAAGCAGCAATCAATGAGTCTTTTAAAGGAACTTGTACAACAAAAATATATTGTCCAAAAAGAGCAATACATACTAGTGATACAAGTTCCCGTATGGTATGAATCGATACAAGAAAAACTAGGTAAAGTGAGAAATTAG
- a CDS encoding ABC transporter substrate-binding protein/permease, with product MFKKCLLGLATLVSSFAFVSTVNAAEPHYTITTDATYAPFTFQDKNSNYVGIEQDTMKVIAKRENFTYTMRPMSYNSAAQLVSNGQADGIIAGMSITPERKEVYDFSTPYYKTGVAWIVGKNSKIKSLSDLKGQTVALKTGTAASEYGKSLQTEYGFKVKYFNDTDTMYNDVVVGNSAATFEDMPVIQYAIKNGMALKVMNANKPGNAGSYGFAVEKGKNKILLASFNRGFAAIKKDGTYDKIVAKYLGASQATFSGNKKDNSSIWGIMTSNRAALLKGLWQTLELTVIAIILASVWGVLLGILGVSEYRWVRTISTTIIYIFRGLPLMVLAFFIYIGLPGVTGVKIPAFTAGIITLILNEGAYTGAFVRGGFEAVNRGQMEAARSLGLPYGSAMRRVIMPQGLRIMVPSFINQFIITLKDTSILSAIGLLELTQTGTLIVARNSQGFRVWAIIAVIYLIVITLLTWLSNWVEKKLK from the coding sequence ATGTTTAAAAAATGTTTACTAGGGTTGGCAACACTTGTTTCATCGTTTGCATTTGTATCAACAGTTAATGCAGCTGAGCCGCATTATACAATTACGACTGATGCAACTTATGCGCCGTTTACTTTTCAAGACAAAAATAGTAACTATGTTGGCATAGAGCAAGATACTATGAAAGTTATTGCCAAGAGAGAAAACTTTACGTATACTATGCGGCCCATGAGCTATAATTCTGCGGCCCAACTTGTTTCTAACGGGCAAGCTGATGGTATTATCGCGGGTATGTCAATCACGCCCGAACGTAAAGAAGTTTATGATTTTTCAACACCTTATTACAAAACTGGCGTTGCATGGATTGTTGGAAAAAACAGTAAAATTAAATCATTAAGTGATTTAAAGGGTCAAACAGTTGCTTTGAAAACTGGGACAGCCGCTTCAGAGTATGGCAAGTCTCTGCAGACAGAGTATGGTTTTAAAGTGAAATACTTTAATGATACAGATACCATGTACAACGATGTTGTCGTTGGCAACTCGGCGGCAACATTTGAGGATATGCCAGTGATTCAGTATGCTATCAAAAATGGCATGGCTTTAAAGGTGATGAATGCTAATAAGCCAGGCAACGCCGGTTCATATGGATTTGCCGTTGAAAAAGGCAAAAATAAAATATTATTGGCTTCATTTAACCGTGGTTTTGCTGCTATCAAAAAAGATGGCACATATGATAAAATTGTAGCGAAATACCTCGGTGCTAGCCAAGCAACTTTCTCTGGTAACAAGAAAGATAATAGCTCTATATGGGGCATTATGACATCAAATCGGGCTGCTTTATTAAAAGGCTTATGGCAAACCCTTGAACTCACGGTCATAGCCATCATTTTAGCCTCAGTTTGGGGTGTGTTATTAGGAATTTTAGGTGTCAGTGAATACAGATGGGTTCGTACTATCTCTACAACCATTATTTATATTTTCCGTGGGTTACCGTTAATGGTGTTGGCATTCTTTATTTATATTGGTTTGCCAGGTGTGACCGGTGTTAAAATTCCAGCATTTACAGCAGGAATTATTACTTTAATTTTAAACGAGGGTGCCTATACTGGTGCTTTTGTACGTGGTGGATTTGAAGCAGTTAATCGGGGTCAAATGGAGGCTGCGCGTTCACTTGGTTTACCATACGGTAGTGCTATGCGTCGCGTTATCATGCCACAAGGACTACGTATTATGGTACCAAGTTTTATCAATCAATTTATTATCACGTTAAAAGATACGTCAATTTTATCAGCCATTGGTTTACTAGAGTTGACTCAAACTGGCACATTGATCGTTGCTCGCAATTCTCAAGGATTCAGAGTGTGGGCAATTATTGCTGTGATCTATTTAATCGTCATCACACTATTAACTTGGTTAAGTAATTGGGTAGAAAAGAAATTGAAGTAA
- a CDS encoding amino acid ABC transporter ATP-binding protein — MSETQKKVKVHVEKVNKSYGENHVLRDISLDIAENEVVVMIGPSGSGKSTFLRMLNQLETPDNGTIVVDGFDISEKATDINKVRENIGMVFQNFNLFNNYTVLENIMLAPVELGKLDKVAAEKKARELLKTVDLVDKADVSVSSLSGGQKQRIAIARALAMEPDVMLFDEPTSALDPEMVGDVLEVMKNLAESGMTMIIVTHEMGFAKQVADRVVFFEAGKIQESGVPEQIFNAPKNERLQEFLSKVMHA; from the coding sequence ATGAGCGAAACACAAAAAAAAGTAAAAGTACATGTTGAAAAAGTCAATAAGTCATATGGTGAAAACCATGTGCTACGTGATATTTCGTTAGACATCGCTGAAAATGAAGTGGTAGTTATGATTGGTCCTTCAGGATCTGGAAAATCAACGTTTCTACGTATGTTAAATCAATTAGAAACACCAGATAATGGCACAATTGTAGTTGATGGTTTTGATATTTCTGAAAAAGCCACTGATATCAATAAAGTGCGTGAAAATATAGGTATGGTATTTCAGAATTTTAATTTGTTTAATAATTATACTGTGCTGGAAAACATTATGTTAGCACCTGTGGAACTTGGCAAATTGGATAAAGTTGCTGCAGAGAAAAAAGCACGTGAACTCCTTAAAACAGTGGATTTGGTTGATAAAGCTGATGTATCAGTGAGTTCACTATCTGGTGGTCAAAAGCAACGCATTGCCATTGCTCGTGCTTTGGCAATGGAACCAGATGTGATGCTCTTTGACGAACCTACTTCAGCATTGGATCCCGAAATGGTGGGTGATGTGTTGGAGGTGATGAAGAATTTGGCTGAGTCTGGTATGACAATGATTATCGTTACACATGAAATGGGATTTGCTAAGCAAGTAGCAGACCGCGTTGTGTTCTTCGAAGCAGGTAAAATTCAAGAATCTGGCGTGCCTGAACAAATCTTTAATGCACCAAAAAATGAACGATTACAAGAGTTCTTAAGTAAAGTCATGCATGCATAA
- a CDS encoding ABC transporter substrate-binding protein/permease, producing the protein MTFLVTSNNINAAQTPNYIITTDATYPPFDFQDKNNQYTGIDQEILKTIAKRQGFTYTLKPMSFNAATQSVSSGQADGVIAGMSITDERKAVFDFGTPYYRSGIGWAVKKESNIKSLSDLKGQTVALKTGTSGADYALSVQKKYGFKVTYFNDSDTLYNDVINGNAQATFGDLPVIQYAVKNGTQLKVMNSKSPIQAGWYGFGVQKGKNTQLLADFNRGFAEIKKDGTYDKIVAKYLGASATTFTGSKQDNSSVLGILKANDGAFLKGLWQTMLLTVLAIILASVWGILLGIMGVSQNSILRSLSTTIIYIFRGLPLMVLAFFIYIGLPSVIGMKIPAFTAGLLTLVLNEGAYTAAFVRGGFAAVDRGQMEASRSLGLSYAKSMRKVVVPQGLKIMIPSFINQFIITLKDTSILSAIGILELTQTGSLIVSRNSQGFRVWAIVAVIYLIVITLLTWLSNWVEKRTRA; encoded by the coding sequence ATGACGTTTCTTGTTACGAGTAATAATATCAATGCGGCTCAAACGCCAAATTACATTATTACAACAGATGCGACGTATCCACCATTTGATTTTCAAGATAAAAATAATCAATATACAGGTATTGATCAAGAAATTTTGAAAACCATTGCTAAACGGCAAGGGTTTACTTATACGTTAAAGCCTATGAGCTTTAATGCTGCGACACAGTCAGTATCTTCTGGACAGGCTGATGGTGTCATTGCTGGAATGTCGATTACAGATGAACGTAAAGCGGTATTTGATTTTGGCACACCATATTATCGATCAGGTATTGGCTGGGCTGTCAAAAAAGAATCAAATATTAAGTCATTAAGTGATTTAAAAGGACAGACTGTTGCTTTGAAAACAGGTACCTCAGGGGCCGACTATGCGCTGTCAGTACAAAAAAAATATGGTTTCAAAGTCACTTATTTTAATGATTCTGATACATTGTACAATGATGTGATTAATGGGAACGCACAAGCAACTTTTGGTGATTTGCCCGTTATTCAATACGCTGTAAAAAATGGCACACAATTGAAGGTTATGAATTCAAAATCACCAATTCAAGCTGGGTGGTATGGTTTTGGTGTTCAAAAAGGTAAAAATACGCAGTTACTAGCGGATTTTAATCGCGGTTTTGCAGAGATAAAAAAAGATGGTACGTATGATAAAATTGTTGCAAAATATTTAGGTGCTAGTGCGACAACATTTACTGGCAGCAAACAAGACAATAGTTCTGTGCTTGGTATACTAAAAGCTAATGATGGTGCTTTCTTAAAAGGTTTGTGGCAGACTATGCTTCTGACTGTTTTAGCAATTATCTTGGCGTCTGTTTGGGGAATTTTACTTGGCATCATGGGTGTCAGTCAAAATTCAATTTTACGGAGTCTATCAACAACGATCATATATATTTTCCGTGGCTTACCTTTAATGGTATTAGCATTCTTTATCTATATTGGTTTACCTAGTGTGATTGGCATGAAAATTCCAGCGTTTACTGCTGGATTGTTAACATTGGTCTTAAACGAAGGTGCTTATACTGCTGCTTTTGTTCGAGGTGGATTTGCGGCGGTGGATCGTGGACAAATGGAGGCATCAAGATCTCTCGGATTGTCTTATGCTAAGTCTATGCGTAAGGTAGTTGTGCCACAAGGCTTAAAAATCATGATACCAAGTTTTATTAATCAGTTTATTATCACGTTGAAAGACACTTCTATTTTATCAGCGATTGGTATTTTAGAGTTAACACAAACGGGTTCTTTGATTGTTTCTCGTAACTCACAAGGATTTAGAGTGTGGGCAATTGTGGCTGTGATATACTTAATTGTGATTACTTTGCTGACATGGTTGAGTAATTGGGTAGAAAAGAGGACACGTGCATGA
- a CDS encoding BMP family lipoprotein yields the protein MQRSAQIGIGIIAVAVVGGGIYAATRGSGSQSMGKNNYTVALVTDGGGVDDRSFNQSAWSGLKAYGKDNNLKQGTKGFNYFQSTDTSDIKTNLQTAVKGGYKLVYGVGFAAAPAMNTVAKANPKTNFAIIDSVIPDKNVASLMFKSEQSSYLAGVAAAKQTKSKTVGFIGGIHGDIIDTFEAGFKAGVAATDPNIKIVSQYADSFTDAAKGKTIAASMVAGGADVIFQAAGGTGSGVFSEAKANNQKLTADSDHKIWVIGVDMDQKQDGAYTAKNNEKSNFTLVSAVKRVDHAVESLSNDGRKGNFPGGKTITYGLKEKGVALAKDSASDNVWSAVQSAQKKIIAGDIKVPVHP from the coding sequence ATGCAACGTTCAGCACAAATTGGTATTGGTATTATTGCAGTCGCAGTTGTTGGTGGTGGTATTTACGCTGCGACACGAGGTAGTGGTTCACAGTCAATGGGTAAGAACAACTACACAGTTGCCTTAGTGACTGATGGTGGTGGTGTAGATGACCGCTCTTTTAACCAATCAGCATGGTCTGGTTTAAAGGCGTATGGTAAAGATAACAATCTCAAACAAGGCACAAAAGGATTTAATTATTTTCAAAGTACTGATACATCAGATATTAAAACAAATTTACAAACAGCAGTCAAAGGTGGCTATAAATTAGTATACGGTGTTGGTTTTGCAGCGGCACCGGCAATGAATACGGTTGCCAAAGCTAACCCAAAGACAAATTTTGCGATCATAGACTCAGTGATTCCTGACAAGAATGTGGCTTCGTTAATGTTCAAGTCTGAACAGTCATCATATTTAGCTGGTGTTGCAGCGGCTAAACAAACAAAATCAAAAACAGTTGGTTTTATTGGTGGTATTCATGGCGATATCATCGATACCTTTGAAGCAGGATTTAAAGCTGGTGTTGCAGCAACAGACCCAAATATTAAAATCGTATCACAGTATGCTGATTCATTTACTGATGCTGCTAAAGGAAAAACAATCGCTGCATCAATGGTAGCTGGTGGTGCGGATGTTATTTTCCAAGCAGCTGGTGGCACAGGGTCAGGTGTTTTCTCTGAGGCAAAAGCTAATAATCAAAAGTTGACAGCTGATTCCGACCATAAGATTTGGGTGATTGGTGTTGATATGGATCAAAAGCAGGACGGGGCTTATACGGCTAAAAACAACGAAAAGTCAAACTTTACACTTGTTTCAGCGGTTAAACGTGTGGATCATGCAGTTGAATCACTTTCAAATGATGGCCGTAAGGGTAATTTCCCAGGTGGCAAAACAATCACATACGGTCTAAAAGAGAAGGGCGTGGCTTTGGCTAAGGATTCAGCTTCAGACAACGTATGGTCAGCAGTGCAATCGGCACAAAAGAAAATTATTGCAGGTGACATTAAAGTACCAGTACATCCATAA
- a CDS encoding sugar transferase: MTYHITHTIEPWMPAGALKAKSDYATIAVALGWHKLPLMRYNDARFSNETRLQKISEWLTDVKPKDLVLHQFPTYMSAEFERQFVHTLKHLNVCRAIVIHDIEPLRLVKQDAWEYQILNQYDFIIVHSKDMKNQLQANGVKAAFIVQPLFDYLSQPRPTALFSRNINFAGTFQKSPWLQSYTGPNLTLFGSKPKKWQNIDFSTHINYQGNFDPEEIVNHLTDGYGLIWDSDFDDKTYQTYTRYNTPHKASLYLRAGLPLIAWSQSAIGQFIVNHKLGFVINNLTDLNLKLHAINEAQYQLWQTNIQIIADHVGRGDYTKNTLLRLSAYQKDHYLSK; the protein is encoded by the coding sequence ATGACATATCACATCACACATACAATTGAACCATGGATGCCAGCAGGCGCCTTAAAAGCAAAATCGGATTATGCGACAATTGCGGTCGCTTTAGGTTGGCATAAATTACCCTTAATGCGCTATAACGATGCACGTTTCTCTAATGAGACGCGCTTACAAAAAATTTCCGAATGGTTAACAGATGTTAAACCAAAAGATCTTGTTCTTCATCAATTTCCAACTTATATGAGCGCTGAATTTGAACGTCAATTTGTCCATACGTTAAAACACCTCAATGTTTGTCGTGCTATTGTAATTCATGACATTGAACCCTTGAGATTGGTTAAGCAAGATGCTTGGGAATATCAGATTTTAAACCAATATGATTTTATTATTGTCCATTCCAAAGACATGAAAAATCAGTTACAAGCCAATGGTGTAAAAGCCGCCTTTATTGTGCAACCGTTATTTGACTATCTCAGTCAGCCACGCCCAACTGCTTTATTTAGCCGTAATATAAACTTTGCTGGCACTTTTCAAAAATCTCCTTGGTTACAGAGTTACACTGGTCCAAACTTAACTCTCTTTGGTTCAAAACCAAAAAAATGGCAAAACATTGATTTTTCAACACATATCAATTATCAAGGTAATTTTGATCCCGAAGAAATTGTTAACCACCTGACTGATGGTTATGGTCTCATCTGGGATAGTGATTTCGATGATAAAACTTATCAAACCTACACACGTTATAATACACCTCACAAGGCTAGCTTATACCTACGCGCAGGCTTGCCATTAATTGCTTGGTCTCAAAGTGCTATCGGACAATTTATTGTCAATCACAAACTAGGTTTTGTCATTAATAATTTAACTGATCTCAATCTAAAATTACATGCGATAAATGAGGCACAATATCAATTATGGCAGACTAATATACAAATAATTGCTGATCATGTGGGTCGCGGTGACTACACGAAAAATACATTGCTTCGACTCAGTGCATACCAAAAAGATCATTACTTATCTAAGTAA
- a CDS encoding immunity protein Imm33 domain-containing protein produces the protein MRSVFNQPEAVVLASKHLIDGTGNLRWIYRELAPTTSQDSGWLLFADNDTAQWNENSENFMPLVIETALAIEPSLINVLDLPYGTDLMLDKRVNVKGWWDPKTHTPVWLSDGTVTPNIEIVAGDVMENDSK, from the coding sequence ATGCGCTCAGTATTTAATCAGCCTGAAGCTGTTGTATTGGCTTCAAAGCATTTGATAGATGGCACTGGTAATTTACGTTGGATATACCGAGAATTGGCGCCCACAACATCACAAGATTCAGGATGGCTGCTATTTGCTGATAACGACACGGCGCAATGGAACGAAAATTCTGAAAATTTCATGCCACTGGTAATTGAAACGGCCCTAGCTATTGAACCTAGTCTAATTAATGTGCTAGATTTACCATATGGTACTGATTTGATGCTTGATAAACGTGTGAATGTTAAGGGGTGGTGGGATCCGAAAACACATACACCTGTTTGGTTATCAGATGGTACAGTGACGCCAAATATTGAAATTGTCGCTGGCGATGTCATGGAAAATGATTCAAAGTAA
- a CDS encoding YibE/F family protein: MNAIGILVIILFVLMIIVGHIQGVKAFLGLVCNFFAIFILIILINWQFNAYIVTAIISVIILAVAIYLGSDNIEVTNTAFKTSIIVVAILMALSIILQYFGQFQGFTTENSEELEGLSLTVGLSFNNIAMVVMVISVLGAVAEAAMAISADLNEVIERSPDMTSTSLYAHSRIIGGQILGTAINTLFFGVLGANIPLLIWFVRLRYPIAMFVNAKLLMTEIVTMLLGMLGILLSIWIASWFIVRTNVKQQKVRIKHERDI; encoded by the coding sequence ATGAATGCAATCGGAATTCTTGTTATTATATTGTTTGTATTAATGATTATTGTCGGTCACATTCAGGGCGTCAAAGCTTTTTTGGGACTAGTATGCAATTTTTTTGCTATCTTTATTTTAATTATTTTGATTAATTGGCAATTTAATGCTTATATTGTAACAGCTATTATCAGTGTTATTATTTTGGCAGTTGCTATTTACCTAGGTTCAGATAATATTGAAGTAACCAATACAGCTTTTAAAACGAGTATTATTGTTGTGGCTATTTTAATGGCCTTATCAATTATATTACAATATTTTGGCCAATTTCAAGGGTTTACAACGGAAAATTCAGAAGAACTAGAAGGATTATCTTTGACTGTGGGATTATCATTTAACAACATCGCCATGGTTGTGATGGTGATTTCAGTGTTAGGTGCTGTTGCAGAAGCAGCCATGGCAATTTCGGCAGATCTAAATGAAGTAATTGAACGATCACCTGATATGACCAGTACTAGTTTGTATGCGCATTCACGTATTATCGGTGGCCAGATTTTAGGAACCGCGATTAATACTCTGTTTTTTGGGGTGTTGGGTGCCAACATACCGCTACTTATTTGGTTTGTTCGCCTACGCTATCCAATTGCAATGTTTGTAAATGCCAAATTATTGATGACAGAAATTGTAACAATGTTACTTGGTATGCTTGGGATTTTATTGAGTATTTGGATTGCCAGTTGGTTCATTGTACGTACCAACGTTAAGCAGCAGAAAGTGAGAATCAAACATGAAAGAGACATTTAA
- a CDS encoding YibE/F family protein, protein MTFIKKTKKYWLVLMIVAMAWLFLRHDAFLYTNPVGQVTRVSEKETQKITDEHQNSDFIMTQKLTVKLLNHAKKTIYVSNSYAQSQVISNKYRVGDQLLLENIGATKHILSLKRDAVVGAVATLLVGLLLIYSKWRATSWLMFSLVINILLFGFALFINVHSKDANVLLLFSVLAILFATASLALVLGKTLQMGITLLTTLLTTTLTIGLLLCVLRLTNNAGVHFETMSYVTQVPVTLFMAQTIIGVLGAVMDEAADIVAMQFGMRREGITRHFSDYWHAGMSVGREIMGTLINVLFMIFIAETMPMVFLMLRNGNNWTYIMDQTMNLGILQTVISGIGIVLAVPVTSALVGWIMARKVTKL, encoded by the coding sequence TTGACGTTTATTAAGAAAACAAAAAAATATTGGTTGGTACTCATGATAGTTGCGATGGCTTGGTTATTTTTGCGACATGATGCGTTTTTGTACACTAATCCAGTTGGTCAAGTCACAAGAGTTAGTGAGAAAGAAACGCAAAAAATAACGGATGAACATCAAAATTCAGACTTTATTATGACACAAAAACTAACCGTTAAATTGTTAAATCATGCTAAAAAAACTATCTACGTGAGTAACAGCTATGCACAATCACAGGTTATTTCCAATAAATATCGTGTTGGAGACCAATTATTATTAGAAAATATTGGTGCCACTAAGCATATTTTATCATTAAAACGCGATGCAGTAGTTGGTGCGGTTGCCACTTTATTAGTTGGTTTATTGCTCATTTATAGTAAATGGCGAGCAACAAGCTGGCTAATGTTTAGTTTAGTGATTAATATCTTATTATTTGGGTTCGCGCTTTTTATTAATGTGCACAGTAAAGATGCAAATGTTTTACTGCTATTTAGCGTACTAGCGATATTGTTTGCAACGGCTAGTTTGGCTTTGGTATTAGGTAAAACGTTGCAAATGGGCATTACGTTACTGACAACGTTGTTGACAACAACGTTAACCATCGGCTTGTTGCTTTGTGTTTTACGTTTAACTAATAATGCCGGTGTCCATTTTGAAACAATGTCTTATGTCACACAGGTGCCAGTGACACTGTTTATGGCTCAAACGATTATCGGCGTACTGGGAGCTGTGATGGATGAAGCGGCAGATATTGTGGCGATGCAATTTGGTATGCGCCGGGAAGGAATAACACGTCATTTTAGCGATTACTGGCATGCTGGTATGTCTGTAGGTCGTGAAATTATGGGGACACTGATTAATGTGTTGTTTATGATATTTATTGCGGAAACGATGCCAATGGTGTTTTTAATGTTGCGTAACGGTAATAACTGGACTTATATTATGGACCAAACTATGAATTTAGGGATATTACAAACAGTGATTTCGGGTATTGGTATTGTTTTGGCAGTGCCAGTTACGAGCGCTTTAGTTGGTTGGATCATGGCAAGAAAGGTGACCAAACTATGA